A region of the Candidatus Hydrogenedentota bacterium genome:
CACGTGTCCCACGAAATCAGGACCCCGATGAACGCCATTCTCGGTCATGTCCAGGTGCTTCAGAAATCCGGAAGCCGCTCGGCGGAGGACGGAGAAAGCCTGAACACCATCATTCGCAGCGGGGATCACCTGCTGGAACTGATCAACAACGTGCTGGAGATGGCGAAAATCGAAGCCGGGACGCTGAACATCAACCTGGAAACCTTCAAGTTCCGCGAATGCGTCGATCATATTCTCCAGATGCTCGGCGTACAGTGCGCCCCCGACAAGGTGGCTCTTCGCGCGCGGATCGACGACTCCGTACCCGAATATATCATCGCGGATCACGGGAAGATACGCCAGATCCTGATCAATCTTATCGGCAATGCCATTAAGTTTACGCCCGCCGGTTCGATCACCCTCCTCTGCAGGGCGGAGGCGCAACCGGATCAGCCCGATGCGTTTCTGCTGCACCTGGAGTTGCGAGACACCGGACAGGGCATCGAGCCCGAGGCGCTCAATCGGGTCCTCGAACCCTTTGAGCAGGCTTCCGCCGGGCGCAGGGCCGGTGGCGCCGGCCTGGGTCTGCCCATAAGCCGGCGGCAGATTGAAGCGATGGATGGGGAAATGCGCATCGAATCCCAGCCGGGCCAGGGCACGTCAATCTATGCGAGCCTTCCCGTCCGCGCGGGTCACCCCGAGCAAGTGCCACGGACCACTTCGAGCGGCCACAGCCACGCCGCCGAGGCCATGGGCAACATCCGGGTCCTGGTGGTGGATGATATCGAAACGAACCTGAGCGTCATGGACAAGCTCCTGAGGCTCTTCAACTTTGACGTCGTCGGTGTATCCAGCGGTGCGGAAGCCATTGAGACGTTCCAGCACTGGAAGCCCAACCTGATCCTCATGGACCAGGCCATGCCCGACATGGACGGGATCGAGACGACGCGGCGCATCCGCGCTATGGAAGGCGGGGAACGAATACCCGTGATCTTCGTTACCGGCGGCGTCCTCGATGAAGAGCTTCGGGAGATTCTGGCCTCCGATGCGACCGACATCATTCGCAAGCCTTTCCGTCAGGCGGAACTGATGGAGAAAATCAGAGCCCATCTCGGACTTCCCGAGGCCTGACGGCCCATTGCAAAACTCGAACGCGTGCTACGGCAGGAATCGGGCGCGTTCCTCCGCGCCGGGCACGCGACAGGTATCTCGCTTGCCGAAGAGGCTGTAGCGGTTTCGCGCAATCGCGCGATAGACCGGATCGCGCACAAGACGTGGTATGAGGCGAAGCCAACCCAGGACCGACCACAGCCCGCCCAGTCTCCTGCAAATTTCCAGCGAAGCATCGGACTGATCGTGCATGCCCCGCTCGTCCAGATAGACCATGGACCATTGTTCCGGATCCTCGCCAATCGGCGGCAACAAGGCTCGGGCGGTCTCGCCCTGGATGGGTGCGAAGAGAAACACTTGCCTGCTATCCACACGCAGCATGAGATCCACGAAGCGATTGCACAGGCCGCAGACGCCGTCGAAAAAGATAATGGGGCGATCACCTGTTGGAGCATCTCTAGTCTGACTGGATCGAGTATTCATAGGGACATCATTTCCGACTGGGGCGGAATCGCCAGCCGCAAGGATACAGCAGCGGCGTGCTCAACTGTGAGCACGCGGTATTCCTCGGCGCCTGGGGGGCGCCATTTCTACATCCGAAACGCCTTCCCCAGATCGAGTATTCGTTCCTCAGCGTCGTACCATCCCTGGGGGGCGAAGTCGGCCGTGTGGAGGTAGCATTGCACGCGCACCTGAGCGC
Encoded here:
- a CDS encoding DUF393 domain-containing protein → MNTRSSQTRDAPTGDRPIIFFDGVCGLCNRFVDLMLRVDSRQVFLFAPIQGETARALLPPIGEDPEQWSMVYLDERGMHDQSDASLEICRRLGGLWSVLGWLRLIPRLVRDPVYRAIARNRYSLFGKRDTCRVPGAEERARFLP